A stretch of Rhizobium glycinendophyticum DNA encodes these proteins:
- a CDS encoding CAP domain-containing protein, translated as MTIPSLPRRRLLLLSAGGFAAVIAGCRTTDVLTPTDGQSRVETTAALSMVNTLRQSRGLSALSRNAQAEVAAVAQAKRMARAGQMSHLIGFNDSFAARMKGHGVPLPAAENIAAGQDTVQRAVQAWIDSKRHLDNMLGNFNGLGVAVAWDASSGNRPYWAMVLSA; from the coding sequence ATGACAATCCCTTCCCTGCCGCGCAGGCGGCTGCTCCTGCTGTCTGCAGGCGGCTTTGCTGCCGTGATCGCCGGCTGCCGGACCACGGACGTTCTCACGCCCACCGACGGCCAGTCCCGGGTGGAGACGACGGCGGCCCTGTCCATGGTCAACACGCTCCGGCAATCGCGCGGCCTCTCTGCACTTAGCCGGAATGCGCAGGCGGAAGTCGCCGCCGTCGCCCAGGCGAAACGCATGGCGCGGGCGGGCCAGATGTCCCACCTGATCGGTTTCAACGACAGCTTCGCCGCGCGGATGAAGGGGCATGGCGTGCCCCTGCCCGCTGCCGAGAACATCGCGGCCGGCCAGGATACGGTCCAGCGCGCGGTGCAGGCCTGGATCGATTCGAAGCGCCACCTCGACAACATGCTGGGAAATTTTAACGGGCTCGGCGTCGCCGTCGCCTGGGATGCCTCTTCCGGTAACCGGCCTTATTGGGCCATGGTGCTGTCGGCCTGA
- a CDS encoding methyltransferase domain-containing protein, translating to MHPTQFSSGDVIADRRADYARMLADNGEHEAAVELMEQALELAPDWPAGLVRLADYAEKAGAKEKAVVALRKVLERDVEDLFGARLKLALLGAEAVPDGPPSAYVEALFDDYADRFDKALVERLDYTVPAKLAALVAEHHPDRFGTTVDLGCGTGLFGAEIRERTYRLEGFDLSVNMLAKAGEKHLYDLLGKADLSLEAAGSGLFGDGLHCARADLVSAADVLMYLGDLGNAFSLAATLARPGGLFAFSVEDAGEDDGFVLAPSLRYAHSEDHVRVRLAQTGFEPILLRRTTIRMDGGKPVSGILFLALRRP from the coding sequence ATGCACCCCACGCAGTTCTCGTCCGGCGACGTCATCGCCGATCGCCGCGCAGATTATGCCCGCATGCTCGCCGACAATGGCGAACATGAGGCGGCCGTCGAACTGATGGAGCAGGCACTGGAACTGGCCCCGGACTGGCCGGCGGGCCTCGTGCGGCTCGCGGACTATGCAGAAAAGGCCGGTGCCAAGGAGAAGGCCGTTGTCGCCTTGCGCAAGGTGCTGGAGCGGGATGTTGAAGACCTGTTCGGCGCCCGTCTGAAACTGGCGCTGCTCGGCGCCGAGGCGGTGCCCGATGGACCGCCGAGCGCCTATGTCGAAGCGCTGTTTGATGACTACGCAGACCGTTTCGACAAGGCTCTCGTGGAGCGCCTCGATTACACGGTTCCGGCAAAGCTTGCCGCGCTCGTCGCGGAGCATCATCCGGATAGGTTCGGGACCACCGTCGACCTCGGTTGCGGCACGGGCCTCTTCGGCGCCGAGATCCGGGAGCGCACGTACAGGCTTGAGGGTTTCGATCTCTCGGTCAACATGCTGGCCAAGGCCGGCGAGAAGCATCTCTACGATCTTCTGGGCAAGGCTGATCTGTCGCTGGAGGCCGCGGGCTCGGGCCTCTTCGGCGATGGGCTTCACTGTGCCCGGGCTGACCTCGTTTCCGCCGCAGACGTGCTCATGTATCTTGGCGATCTCGGCAACGCTTTTTCGCTTGCGGCAACCCTTGCAAGGCCCGGCGGCCTTTTCGCCTTTTCGGTCGAGGACGCCGGCGAGGACGACGGCTTTGTTCTTGCCCCCAGCCTGCGATACGCCCACAGCGAGGACCATGTCCGCGTGCGTTTGGCGCAAACCGGTTTCGAGCCGATCTTGCTGCGGCGAACCACCATTCGCATGGATGGCGGCAAACCGGTCTCCGGCATCCTGTTTCTTGCGTTGAGACGGCCCTAG
- a CDS encoding CPBP family intramembrane glutamic endopeptidase, which translates to MAATDSSQPASLQRRLATFYGVTLGVSWSWWGWMFFTGQMVEPGSSASHLPGLAGPLVGAIISTAVFDGKAGLRELLGRGLRIPRRPWLALALILLPLLLLAFVILVGHARGEGWPAVNAFFDYPGVPSTTGWLMSIILVLLLNGFGEEVGWRGYAFERLVAERSALRATLWVSLLWLVWHLPLFFVHRNMAEMIGPALLGWAIGLLLGAFVLSWLYLSFERSILVCALWHTAYNFAVATPAGGNLAPAVISTVVMFAGLWAAWVLRESQKPEPR; encoded by the coding sequence TTGGCCGCCACAGACAGCTCGCAACCGGCATCTCTCCAACGTCGTCTCGCAACCTTCTACGGCGTGACGCTCGGCGTCTCCTGGAGTTGGTGGGGCTGGATGTTTTTCACCGGTCAGATGGTCGAACCGGGTTCATCTGCGTCGCACCTTCCGGGACTGGCCGGACCGCTGGTCGGAGCGATTATCTCTACCGCAGTCTTTGACGGCAAGGCCGGCCTACGGGAACTGCTTGGCAGAGGTCTGCGCATACCGCGACGCCCCTGGCTTGCGCTCGCGCTCATCCTTTTGCCGCTCTTGCTGCTCGCCTTTGTGATCCTCGTCGGCCATGCCAGAGGTGAGGGCTGGCCGGCGGTCAACGCGTTTTTCGACTATCCTGGTGTACCGTCGACCACGGGATGGCTGATGTCGATCATTCTCGTCCTTCTGCTCAATGGGTTTGGAGAAGAAGTCGGCTGGCGGGGATATGCATTTGAGCGGCTGGTGGCAGAACGTTCGGCGCTCAGGGCGACCCTCTGGGTCTCTCTGCTCTGGCTCGTCTGGCATCTCCCCTTGTTCTTCGTTCACCGCAACATGGCGGAGATGATCGGTCCCGCTCTCCTCGGTTGGGCCATAGGGCTCCTGCTCGGCGCCTTCGTTCTATCCTGGCTTTATCTAAGCTTTGAGCGCTCGATCCTCGTATGCGCCCTTTGGCACACCGCCTATAATTTTGCCGTGGCGACCCCAGCCGGTGGTAATCTGGCGCCCGCAGTCATCTCGACAGTCGTCATGTTCGCAGGCCTCTGGGCCGCATGGGTCCTGCGCGAAAGCCAGAAGCCAGAACCGAGATAG
- a CDS encoding ligase-associated DNA damage response DEXH box helicase — protein MNTSDSDLSRLPVPFLRWFGEKGWRPRAHQMELLARARGGESLLLIAPTGAGKTLAGFLPALTDLTERGPKKPGETFTGIHTLYISPLKALAVDIERNLMKPVTEMGLPITIENRTGDTPAGKRQRQKLNPPDILLTTPEQLALLLSHSDATRFFKDLRYVIFDELHSLVTSKRGHLLSLGLARLRRLAPELKTIGLSATVAQPMDLRRWLVGQLQGAQPAAGLITVEGGARPNITILETEERIPWSGHSARYAIPDVYNVLKDFQTTLLFVNTRSQAEMLFQELWTVNDDNLPIALHHGSLDVSQRRKVEAAMADNKLRAVVATSTLDLGIDWGDVDLVVHVGAPKGASRLAQRIGRANHRMDEPSRAILVPANRFEVMECQAALDANYLGAQDTPPVGEGSLDVLAQHVLGMACAGPFDEEDLYGEVVSALPYAELPRETFARIVDFVATGGYALRTYERYARIRKTREGLWRVSNPQVVQQYRLNLGTIVEMPMLNVRLVKRNHLGSIGRGGMTLGKVEEYFFEQLTQGDTFLFSGKVLRFEGIRDNECLVSNAFSQDPKIPAYAGGKFPLSTYLADQVRAMLDDPDRRTSLPDQVRDWLSLQEEKSVLPKRGDLLIETFPRGERFYMVIYAFEGRLAHQTLGMLLTRRLERMGAKPLGFVATDYALAIWALEDMGSRIARGVLSLSDLFDQDMLGDDLEAWLDESWMLKRTFRTCAVIAGLIEKRHPGKEKSGRQVTVSADLIYDVLRSHEPDHILMQATRQDAAAGLLDIARLADMLERIKGHILHKRLDHISPLAVPVMLEIGKETVAGEAQEHVLSMAAEDLIAEAMA, from the coding sequence GTGAACACATCTGATTCCGATCTCTCGCGACTACCTGTCCCCTTCCTTCGCTGGTTCGGCGAAAAAGGATGGCGCCCGCGCGCGCATCAGATGGAGCTGCTGGCGCGGGCGAGGGGGGGCGAGAGCCTGCTGCTGATAGCGCCGACAGGTGCGGGCAAGACGCTTGCGGGTTTCCTGCCAGCCTTGACCGACCTGACCGAGCGCGGGCCTAAGAAACCGGGCGAGACCTTCACGGGCATCCACACGCTCTACATTTCGCCGCTCAAGGCGCTTGCCGTCGATATCGAGCGGAACCTGATGAAGCCCGTCACCGAGATGGGGCTGCCGATCACCATCGAGAACCGGACCGGCGATACACCGGCTGGCAAGCGACAGCGTCAGAAGCTGAACCCGCCCGACATCCTGCTGACCACACCGGAGCAGCTGGCGCTGCTTCTGTCCCATTCCGACGCCACCAGGTTCTTCAAGGACCTGCGCTATGTCATCTTCGACGAGTTGCATTCACTGGTGACGTCGAAGCGCGGCCATCTTCTGTCGCTGGGCCTTGCCCGCCTCAGGCGCCTGGCTCCGGAGTTGAAGACCATTGGTCTTTCGGCGACGGTTGCGCAACCGATGGACCTGCGCCGCTGGCTGGTCGGCCAGCTTCAAGGGGCGCAGCCCGCAGCAGGCCTGATTACTGTCGAAGGCGGGGCAAGGCCCAATATCACGATCCTGGAGACCGAGGAGCGCATTCCCTGGTCGGGCCATTCCGCCCGTTATGCCATCCCGGACGTCTACAATGTCCTGAAGGATTTTCAGACGACGCTGCTCTTCGTCAACACGCGCTCCCAGGCCGAAATGCTGTTCCAGGAGCTCTGGACGGTCAACGACGACAATCTGCCGATCGCACTGCATCACGGATCGCTCGATGTCTCTCAGCGCCGCAAGGTCGAAGCGGCGATGGCCGATAACAAGTTGCGCGCCGTGGTCGCCACCTCGACGCTCGATCTCGGCATCGACTGGGGTGATGTCGATCTCGTCGTCCACGTCGGCGCACCGAAGGGCGCATCAAGGCTTGCCCAGCGCATCGGTCGTGCCAATCACCGCATGGATGAGCCGTCCCGCGCCATTCTCGTCCCGGCGAACCGCTTCGAGGTGATGGAGTGCCAGGCGGCCCTCGACGCCAATTATCTCGGCGCGCAGGACACGCCGCCGGTGGGCGAGGGCTCGCTCGACGTGCTTGCCCAGCATGTGCTCGGCATGGCCTGTGCCGGCCCCTTCGATGAGGAGGACCTCTACGGCGAGGTTGTGAGCGCGCTGCCCTATGCGGAACTCCCGCGCGAGACCTTCGCCCGCATCGTCGATTTCGTCGCGACCGGCGGTTATGCGCTCAGGACCTATGAACGCTACGCCCGCATTCGCAAAACCAGGGAAGGCCTCTGGCGTGTCTCCAACCCGCAGGTGGTGCAGCAGTATCGCCTGAACCTCGGCACCATCGTCGAAATGCCGATGCTGAATGTCCGGCTCGTCAAGCGCAACCATCTGGGCTCGATCGGTCGCGGCGGCATGACGCTCGGCAAGGTCGAGGAATACTTCTTCGAACAGTTGACGCAGGGCGATACCTTCCTGTTCTCCGGCAAGGTGCTGCGCTTCGAAGGCATCAGGGACAACGAGTGTCTCGTCTCGAACGCCTTCTCGCAGGATCCGAAGATCCCCGCCTATGCAGGCGGCAAGTTCCCGCTCTCGACCTATCTCGCCGATCAGGTCCGCGCCATGTTGGATGATCCCGATCGCCGCACGAGCCTGCCTGATCAGGTGCGTGACTGGCTGTCGCTGCAAGAGGAGAAATCCGTGCTCCCGAAGCGGGGCGACCTGCTGATCGAGACCTTTCCGCGGGGCGAGCGCTTCTACATGGTCATCTATGCCTTCGAGGGCAGGCTGGCTCACCAGACGCTGGGCATGCTCCTGACCCGGCGGCTGGAGCGCATGGGGGCAAAACCACTCGGCTTCGTCGCAACCGATTATGCGCTCGCCATCTGGGCTCTCGAAGACATGGGTTCGCGCATAGCCCGAGGCGTGCTCAGTCTCTCCGACCTGTTCGACCAGGATATGCTGGGCGATGACCTTGAAGCCTGGCTCGACGAGAGCTGGATGCTGAAGCGCACCTTCCGCACCTGTGCTGTCATTGCCGGACTGATCGAAAAGCGTCATCCGGGTAAGGAAAAGTCCGGACGCCAGGTGACGGTCTCGGCTGATCTGATCTATGACGTGCTGCGCAGCCACGAGCCGGACCATATCCTGATGCAGGCGACGCGACAGGATGCC
- a CDS encoding YitT family protein — MAQMTSMLGIWNSNPTRHSPAEDLQGLVAGSLIAALGLYFLAKVGLLTGGMAGLAFVLHYWSGWSFGLLFFLLNLPFYILSFRRVGLDFTIKTFIAVGLTSFLVEIESRFLVIESIAPVWAAVLGGLLLGFGLLALYRHRASLGGLGILAVYIQDRFGIRAGLVQLAFDLCVMALAFAVVSPGVVLYSVIGAVVLNLFLAINHRSDRYIALR, encoded by the coding sequence ATGGCGCAAATGACGAGCATGCTGGGCATCTGGAACTCCAACCCGACCCGCCACAGTCCGGCGGAAGATCTTCAGGGACTCGTGGCCGGCAGCCTGATTGCCGCCCTTGGCCTTTATTTCCTCGCCAAGGTCGGCCTCCTGACCGGCGGCATGGCCGGCCTCGCTTTCGTTCTGCATTACTGGAGCGGCTGGAGCTTCGGTCTGCTCTTCTTCCTGCTCAACCTGCCCTTCTACATCCTGTCCTTCCGCCGCGTCGGCCTTGATTTCACCATCAAGACCTTCATCGCTGTCGGGCTCACCTCCTTCCTGGTCGAAATCGAGAGCCGCTTTCTGGTGATCGAAAGCATTGCCCCTGTCTGGGCCGCAGTGCTGGGCGGTTTGTTGCTGGGCTTCGGTCTCTTGGCGCTATACCGCCACCGCGCCAGCCTCGGCGGCCTCGGTATCCTGGCCGTCTACATTCAGGACCGTTTCGGCATCCGCGCCGGCCTCGTCCAACTGGCCTTTGATCTCTGCGTAATGGCCCTCGCCTTCGCCGTGGTCAGCCCGGGCGTGGTGCTTTATTCTGTCATTGGGGCGGTGGTGCTGAACCTGTTTCTGGCGATCAATCACCGCTCGGATCGGTATATTGCGCTGAGGTAA
- a CDS encoding DUF6460 domain-containing protein yields the protein MADGINRFLGDTPGRTLVKLIVVSLIVGFVMAVFGLEPMDLINGIRYFIIDLWHTGFDALGRVGQYFLIGATVVIPAFILLRLFASRN from the coding sequence ATGGCGGACGGTATCAATCGATTTCTCGGCGACACACCCGGCAGAACGCTGGTCAAGCTGATCGTCGTTTCGCTGATCGTCGGCTTCGTCATGGCCGTCTTCGGGCTTGAGCCGATGGATTTGATCAACGGCATCCGCTATTTCATCATCGATCTCTGGCACACGGGCTTCGATGCGCTGGGCCGGGTGGGGCAATATTTCCTGATCGGTGCGACGGTGGTGATCCCTGCCTTCATTCTGCTGCGCCTGTTCGCTTCCCGGAACTGA